In a single window of the Anaerolineae bacterium genome:
- a CDS encoding metallopeptidase family protein, whose amino-acid sequence MDMESFRELVAEALDSLDEEFRERLDNVAVMVEDWPDRRTMKMAGVRSPYHLLGFYHGVPLSGRGTNYGLVTPDTITIYRGPIERRCRNRHEMREIIRRVVQHEIAHHFGIDDDRLHQLGAY is encoded by the coding sequence ATGGACATGGAGTCATTCCGCGAATTGGTGGCCGAAGCCCTGGACTCCCTGGACGAGGAGTTCCGCGAGCGGCTGGACAACGTGGCAGTGATGGTGGAGGACTGGCCCGACCGACGCACCATGAAGATGGCCGGCGTCCGTTCCCCCTATCACCTGCTCGGCTTCTATCACGGGGTACCCTTGTCCGGCCGGGGCACCAACTATGGCCTGGTGACCCCGGACACTATAACCATCTACCGAGGGCCCATCGAGCGGCGCTGCCGCAACCGGCACGAGATGCGCGAAATCATCCGGCGGGTGGTGCAGCACGAGATCGCTCATCACTTCGGCATAGACGACGACCGCCTGCACCAGTTGGGGGCCTACTGA
- a CDS encoding prolyl oligopeptidase family serine peptidase: protein MTQRECTLDAVVELPVRLRYLLYLPPGYGSDPGERWPLILFLHGMGERGDDLERVKEHGIPRLVEENPDFPFVAISPQCPMDSVWTAELHALEALLDHALQEYAVDPDRVYLTGLSMGGYGAWHLAAKAPHRFAAVAPICGGGLPQFGFPDRASALREVPVWAFHGARDEVVPLAESEKMVRHLESAGGNVRLTVYPECGHNSWDEAYSNPELYRWFLSHKRH from the coding sequence ATGACGCAGAGGGAGTGCACGCTGGACGCGGTGGTGGAGCTCCCAGTGCGGCTTCGCTACCTTCTCTACCTCCCGCCCGGCTATGGCTCGGATCCGGGCGAGCGCTGGCCGCTGATCCTCTTCCTTCACGGCATGGGCGAGCGAGGCGACGACTTGGAGCGGGTGAAGGAGCACGGCATCCCCAGGCTGGTGGAGGAGAACCCGGACTTCCCCTTCGTGGCCATCTCCCCTCAGTGCCCGATGGACTCGGTGTGGACGGCGGAGCTGCACGCCCTAGAGGCGCTGCTCGACCACGCCCTGCAGGAGTACGCTGTGGACCCGGACCGGGTGTACCTAACGGGCCTGAGCATGGGCGGCTACGGCGCCTGGCACCTGGCGGCAAAGGCGCCTCACCGGTTTGCTGCGGTGGCTCCTATCTGCGGGGGCGGGCTGCCCCAGTTCGGGTTCCCCGACAGGGCATCAGCATTGCGAGAGGTGCCAGTGTGGGCCTTCCACGGCGCCAGGGACGAGGTGGTTCCTCTGGCCGAGTCGGAGAAGATGGTGCGACACCTGGAGTCGGCGGGAGGCAACGTGCGGCTCACGGTGTACCCCGAGTGTGGCCACAACTCCTGGGACGAGGCATACAGCAACCCCGAGCTCTACCGTTGGTTCCTATCCCACAAACGCCATTAG
- a CDS encoding LysM peptidoglycan-binding domain-containing protein: MARTCALCGAALPEERELGGVAVLVVAALMASLSLMAMRGHLAGSADRQLTSSPAPPTRVAYVVGPTDDVGRASMQPAPTASPTPMPSPTPSPDPTAPPAATATEAPPEEEPEPLFSLYQVQDGDCLLAVAQDHGVELETLLALNPELHADALLQVGQTIRVPATETPSAAELTEAVPSAPTDTPTPELEPTATATTPPLVPLSSEPGCFLLVNRGAERVWVTVFSRQVAWRDGISLDSGGNWRYCLLPGPYGYEIAVEGESEPRTGTFDVRGGEDEEWVVNSDA; this comes from the coding sequence TTGGCGCGCACCTGCGCGCTCTGTGGGGCAGCCCTGCCCGAAGAGCGAGAGCTGGGGGGCGTGGCGGTCCTGGTCGTGGCTGCCCTGATGGCCAGCCTATCTTTGATGGCTATGCGCGGGCACCTGGCCGGCTCGGCCGACCGGCAACTCACTTCCTCCCCGGCGCCTCCGACACGGGTGGCCTACGTAGTAGGGCCGACCGACGACGTCGGACGGGCCAGCATGCAGCCTGCACCGACCGCCTCACCCACGCCCATGCCCAGTCCCACGCCTAGCCCCGATCCCACCGCCCCCCCGGCCGCGACTGCCACTGAGGCCCCTCCCGAAGAGGAGCCGGAGCCGCTCTTCTCCCTGTATCAGGTGCAGGACGGCGACTGCCTCCTGGCAGTTGCGCAGGATCACGGCGTGGAGCTGGAGACGCTGCTGGCGCTGAACCCGGAGCTGCACGCCGACGCGCTGCTCCAGGTGGGACAGACCATCCGAGTGCCGGCAACCGAGACTCCCTCAGCGGCGGAGCTGACCGAGGCTGTCCCATCAGCTCCCACGGACACGCCCACGCCGGAGCTAGAACCCACGGCTACGGCTACTACCCCGCCCCTCGTGCCTCTATCCAGCGAGCCGGGCTGTTTCCTTCTGGTCAACCGAGGCGCGGAGCGCGTCTGGGTGACCGTGTTCAGCCGGCAGGTGGCCTGGCGAGACGGAATCAGCCTGGATTCGGGGGGCAACTGGCGTTACTGCCTGCTGCCGGGACCTTACGGTTACGAGATCGCCGTGGAGGGCGAGTCCGAACCGCGCACGGGCACCTTCGACGTGCGCGGCGGCGAGGATGAGGAGTGGGTGGTGAACAGTGATGCGTGA
- a CDS encoding ISAs1 family transposase, whose translation MQYSTLSSDQMTAVGPVVFEVRSLWRRLEALSDRRHRQGKRYPLPLILLFVVLAKLCGEDRPSGIAEWVRHRREQLGRALGMKLARVPHHNTYRRVLAGAVCPEELDRAIGAFLQESPQAGLEVLISIDGKTIRGTVDAQDPEGLKLLVACLPQKGIALLQVALDPHTNEISAAPVLLAGLDLEGKIVTADALHTQRALSTQVLEAGGQYLWLVKDNQPALRADIEELFSGDDRTVEGGRLGHDFARAQQVDKGHGRRERRRITVSGELKGYSDWPGLEQVFQLERERVQSKTGKHEHEIVYGVTSLTADQASPERLLELTRAYWGVENGLHYRRDVTFREDATRLTQGQAGHVMASLNNLVIGLLRLAGFTNLAAARRYCAAHLAYALALLTSSPQT comes from the coding sequence GTGCAGTATAGCACACTCTCCTCTGATCAGATGACAGCGGTGGGTCCGGTGGTCTTTGAGGTGCGCTCTCTGTGGCGCCGACTGGAGGCTCTGAGTGACAGGCGGCACCGGCAGGGCAAGCGCTATCCCCTGCCCCTGATCCTGCTCTTTGTGGTGCTGGCCAAGCTCTGCGGGGAGGATCGGCCTAGTGGGATTGCCGAGTGGGTCAGACACCGCCGAGAGCAGTTGGGGCGGGCCCTGGGGATGAAGCTGGCCCGGGTGCCTCACCACAACACCTACCGGCGGGTGCTGGCGGGGGCAGTGTGCCCGGAGGAGTTGGACCGGGCCATAGGGGCCTTCCTCCAGGAGTCGCCCCAGGCGGGTCTGGAGGTGCTGATCAGCATCGATGGCAAGACCATCCGGGGCACGGTGGACGCCCAGGACCCAGAGGGGCTCAAGTTGTTGGTGGCCTGCCTGCCCCAGAAGGGGATTGCCCTGTTGCAGGTGGCGCTGGACCCCCACACCAACGAGATCAGTGCTGCTCCGGTCCTGCTGGCCGGGCTGGACCTTGAGGGCAAGATCGTGACCGCTGATGCCCTCCACACCCAGCGGGCCCTCTCCACTCAGGTCCTGGAGGCGGGAGGGCAGTACCTGTGGCTGGTCAAGGACAACCAGCCCGCCCTGCGCGCCGATATCGAGGAGCTCTTCAGCGGTGATGATCGCACGGTGGAGGGGGGACGGCTGGGCCATGACTTTGCCCGCGCCCAGCAGGTGGACAAGGGCCACGGCCGCAGGGAGCGTCGAAGGATCACGGTGAGTGGTGAGCTCAAAGGCTACAGCGACTGGCCGGGGCTAGAGCAGGTCTTTCAGCTGGAGCGGGAGCGGGTGCAGAGCAAGACCGGCAAGCACGAGCACGAGATCGTCTACGGCGTGACCAGTCTCACAGCAGATCAGGCCTCACCAGAACGGCTCCTTGAGCTGACGCGGGCCTACTGGGGAGTGGAGAATGGCCTGCACTACCGCCGGGATGTGACCTTCCGCGAGGACGCCACCCGTCTTACCCAGGGCCAGGCCGGCCACGTCATGGCCAGCCTCAACAACCTCGTCATTGGGCTGCTGCGCCTAGCTGGCTTCACCAACCTCGCCGCTGCCCGCCGCTACTGCGCTGCTCACCTGGCCTACGCCCTTGCCCTCCTCACCTCCTCACCGCAAACATGA
- a CDS encoding PRC-barrel domain-containing protein translates to MRALMKVPQPLAAVLLTIGVLCLALAPTSRAWAQEPTPVPQPGTTTEPERVIQAGRLLGYPVLSLQGETLGTVEDLVVELSSVLSAARLTAPVEGPSRLTYAVINLPLPQGQGSRTVAAPLAGFAIDLEQGALRTAIQRGLLIAAPAWNPEALLEPSDVPWDQDVRAYWLRVSVPVPQQAAPGISVPGPALPLTQLLQYPITVLDADQPATFEDLLVDISVTRVQLLPELPSEDQPVLTPTPSSARVIYALVQFERQVLIPMSALHLDDVDQRFILAASRAILTGVPGFTGTEQGWDDPVRRFWMGLGFPVPPLGPETPDLFPSVTVPASVGSLLFTANELIGHTIVSLENQILGVIRDLVVEVALPGTDMENRVPFAVVGFGGFLGIGETLVTVPMSALSLDQVRDLFVLDASQEEVRQAPRFLREQLPSVVEPDSYTTVIEYWERVLTGP, encoded by the coding sequence ATGAGAGCACTCATGAAGGTGCCACAACCCCTCGCGGCGGTTCTCCTGACCATCGGCGTCCTGTGTCTGGCCCTTGCCCCGACCAGCAGAGCCTGGGCCCAGGAGCCTACTCCCGTCCCCCAACCGGGGACGACGACTGAGCCGGAGCGGGTCATACAGGCGGGGCGCCTTCTAGGGTACCCCGTGCTCAGCCTCCAGGGAGAGACGCTGGGCACTGTCGAGGACCTGGTGGTGGAGCTCAGCTCCGTCCTCAGCGCCGCCCGCCTCACCGCACCGGTCGAAGGTCCCAGCCGATTGACCTACGCCGTCATCAACCTCCCTCTTCCGCAGGGACAGGGCAGCCGGACGGTGGCCGCCCCCCTGGCCGGCTTTGCCATTGACCTGGAGCAAGGCGCACTCAGAACCGCCATCCAACGCGGGTTGCTGATCGCCGCACCCGCCTGGAACCCAGAGGCGCTGCTAGAGCCCAGCGACGTGCCCTGGGATCAGGATGTGCGCGCTTACTGGTTGCGCGTGAGCGTCCCAGTCCCCCAGCAGGCCGCCCCCGGGATCAGCGTGCCCGGGCCGGCGCTGCCGCTCACCCAGCTCCTGCAGTATCCCATCACCGTGCTGGACGCCGATCAGCCGGCGACCTTCGAAGACCTGCTGGTAGACATCAGCGTAACTCGGGTCCAGCTCCTCCCCGAGCTGCCCTCTGAAGATCAGCCGGTACTGACGCCCACTCCCAGTTCGGCCAGAGTCATCTACGCTCTGGTGCAGTTCGAGCGGCAAGTGCTCATCCCTATGAGCGCCCTGCACCTGGACGACGTGGATCAGAGGTTCATCCTGGCGGCCAGTCGCGCCATCCTGACCGGAGTCCCGGGCTTCACCGGCACCGAGCAGGGGTGGGACGACCCGGTCCGGCGCTTCTGGATGGGGCTGGGCTTCCCCGTGCCGCCCCTGGGGCCGGAGACGCCCGACCTGTTCCCCAGCGTCACTGTTCCGGCGTCGGTGGGCAGCCTGCTCTTCACTGCCAACGAGCTCATCGGCCACACCATCGTCAGCCTGGAGAACCAGATACTGGGGGTGATACGAGACCTGGTGGTCGAGGTGGCCCTCCCCGGGACGGACATGGAGAACCGGGTGCCCTTCGCTGTAGTCGGGTTCGGGGGGTTCCTGGGCATCGGCGAGACGTTGGTAACTGTACCTATGAGCGCCCTCTCGCTGGATCAGGTGCGCGACCTGTTCGTGTTGGACGCCAGTCAGGAGGAAGTGCGACAGGCTCCCCGGTTCCTGCGAGAGCAGTTGCCCTCCGTGGTCGAGCCCGACTCCTATACCACGGTGATCGAGTACTGGGAGCGAGTGCTGACGGGACCTTGA
- a CDS encoding aldo/keto reductase, with protein sequence MQYRTLGRTGVQVSALCFGTMSFGGDADEETSAAMFRRCRDAGINFFDCADVYSRGRAEEILGRLIRGSRDELVITSKVMGQMGEDINSRGLSRRHIMLAAEDSLRRLGTDRLDLYFLHNWDPTQPIEEPLRALEDLTRQGKVVYPAVSNWAAWQIAKGLGIQAQRGWTRFECLQPMYNLVKRQAEVEILPLARAEQVGVITYSPLGGGLLSGKYGTGARPEHGRLVDNSTYASRYGEQRYYEIADRFVAHSRERGLHPATLAVAWVMSHPAVTAPIIGARNLEQLEPSLAAAEVPMTPEWRAEISALSVEPPPATDRSEETQR encoded by the coding sequence ATGCAGTACCGCACCTTGGGCCGGACCGGCGTCCAGGTCTCAGCGCTCTGTTTCGGCACCATGTCGTTCGGCGGGGACGCCGACGAGGAGACTTCTGCGGCCATGTTTCGTCGTTGCCGCGATGCCGGAATCAACTTCTTCGACTGCGCCGACGTCTACAGTCGTGGCCGCGCCGAGGAGATCCTGGGGCGGCTGATTCGCGGTTCCCGCGACGAACTGGTCATCACCTCCAAGGTCATGGGGCAGATGGGCGAGGACATCAACTCCCGCGGGCTCTCCCGCCGCCACATCATGCTCGCCGCCGAGGACAGCCTCAGGCGCCTGGGCACCGACCGACTCGATCTCTACTTCCTTCACAACTGGGACCCCACCCAGCCCATCGAGGAACCCCTGCGCGCCCTCGAAGACCTGACGCGGCAGGGCAAGGTGGTCTACCCCGCGGTGAGCAACTGGGCCGCCTGGCAGATCGCCAAGGGGCTGGGAATCCAGGCGCAGCGGGGATGGACCCGGTTCGAATGCCTCCAGCCCATGTACAACCTGGTCAAGCGACAGGCCGAGGTGGAGATACTGCCGCTCGCCAGGGCCGAGCAGGTGGGTGTGATCACCTATAGCCCCCTAGGAGGCGGCCTGCTCTCTGGCAAGTACGGCACCGGAGCCCGCCCCGAGCACGGACGCCTAGTGGACAATTCCACCTACGCCAGCCGCTACGGCGAGCAACGCTACTACGAGATCGCAGACCGCTTCGTCGCCCACTCCCGCGAGCGCGGCCTTCACCCGGCCACCCTGGCTGTGGCCTGGGTTATGTCCCACCCGGCGGTCACTGCGCCCATCATCGGAGCCCGCAACCTGGAGCAGCTGGAGCCGTCCCTGGCCGCAGCCGAAGTCCCCATGACCCCGGAGTGGCGGGCGGAGATCTCCGCCCTCTCGGTGGAGCCGCCCCCCGCCACCGATCGCAGCGAGGAGACGCAACGCTGA
- a CDS encoding PRC-barrel domain-containing protein yields the protein MASSRARSHHHAKLHLRHPERSTFRGSQLTGYAVRDATGEDTLGEISDFVIEFGQQGLGEAGQSPFGAPAPVAARAKYAIVGFGGFLGIGEQYALVPFEAMSVDPDPSVRTFYLPTTREAFESSPRFSHDILPGELSPGWDDEFAGFWHTELGWEETARW from the coding sequence TTGGCGTCATCTCGAGCACGCTCTCACCATCATGCCAAGCTTCACCTCCGTCATCCCGAGCGCAGCACCTTCCGCGGTAGCCAGCTCACGGGCTACGCCGTCCGTGACGCTACTGGCGAGGACACTCTGGGCGAGATCTCTGACTTCGTGATCGAGTTCGGCCAGCAGGGCCTGGGCGAGGCCGGCCAGTCACCCTTCGGTGCTCCCGCTCCCGTCGCCGCTCGGGCGAAGTACGCCATCGTAGGGTTCGGCGGCTTCCTCGGCATAGGGGAGCAGTACGCGCTCGTCCCCTTTGAGGCAATGAGCGTAGATCCCGACCCCTCCGTAAGGACCTTCTACCTGCCCACCACCCGGGAGGCCTTCGAGAGCTCGCCTCGCTTCAGCCACGATATCCTCCCCGGTGAACTCTCGCCCGGCTGGGACGATGAGTTCGCCGGATTCTGGCACACCGAGCTGGGCTGGGAAGAGACCGCACGCTGGTAG
- a CDS encoding NAD(P)/FAD-dependent oxidoreductase, with product MDEQGKRVLILGASFAGLYCAEFLHDLARESSAPKPKITVIDRKNYLLFTAFLPEIVSNQINPLTITPPVRRILGQRDVEFVEAEILEIDLDNRRAITNRGTYEGDVLVISLGGVTNYFGNESFEKYGFPYKWMPDALRLRNHVIDCLEKADRSTDLEERRRLLTFVQAGAGCCGMEVMTELTEFVHKVAGKTYRNINFYRDVHMILAEGLPRVLPTLEEPVSQAATEKMRRRGIDVRVNTLVTAAGPGYVELKSGDQTERVDTETLIWVAGVKANPLVADLPVEHDRAGRIMVDRCFRVVGKPGVFAIGDNAHCPDESGEPLATTAQVAVQQGPALARNLIAEWEGREAIPFKFRYRGDLVSIGSLDAVCCPFGWNVFGLSGWLLFKYVYLSKLPTFQSRFRALSDWTLNFLQGPSVARLDYDGLERETVRQA from the coding sequence ATGGATGAGCAGGGAAAGCGGGTACTGATTCTCGGAGCTAGCTTCGCCGGGCTCTACTGTGCCGAATTCCTGCACGATCTGGCGCGGGAGAGCAGTGCTCCGAAGCCGAAGATCACCGTCATAGACAGGAAGAACTATCTCCTGTTCACCGCCTTCCTTCCTGAGATAGTGAGCAATCAGATCAACCCGCTCACGATCACCCCCCCGGTCCGGCGCATCCTGGGCCAGCGGGACGTGGAGTTCGTGGAGGCAGAGATTCTGGAGATAGACTTGGACAACAGGCGTGCCATTACCAACCGCGGCACCTACGAAGGTGACGTGCTGGTGATCAGCCTGGGCGGCGTGACCAACTACTTCGGTAATGAGAGCTTCGAGAAGTACGGCTTCCCCTATAAGTGGATGCCCGATGCGTTGCGGCTACGCAACCACGTGATTGACTGCCTGGAGAAGGCGGATCGGTCCACCGACCTGGAGGAGCGGCGGCGCTTGCTTACGTTCGTGCAGGCAGGCGCTGGCTGCTGCGGCATGGAGGTGATGACCGAGCTCACCGAGTTCGTTCACAAGGTGGCCGGCAAGACGTACAGGAACATCAACTTCTACCGGGACGTGCACATGATCCTGGCGGAGGGTCTACCTCGGGTGCTGCCCACGCTGGAGGAGCCCGTCTCGCAGGCGGCCACGGAGAAGATGCGGCGCCGGGGCATTGACGTGCGAGTGAACACCTTGGTGACCGCGGCCGGGCCTGGCTACGTGGAACTCAAGAGCGGCGATCAGACCGAGCGGGTGGACACCGAGACCCTCATTTGGGTGGCCGGGGTGAAAGCCAACCCCTTGGTGGCCGATCTGCCGGTGGAGCACGATCGGGCGGGAAGGATCATGGTGGACCGCTGCTTCCGAGTGGTCGGCAAGCCAGGGGTGTTCGCCATCGGCGATAACGCTCACTGCCCGGACGAGAGCGGCGAGCCCCTGGCGACCACGGCCCAGGTGGCGGTGCAGCAGGGTCCGGCGTTGGCCCGGAACCTAATCGCGGAGTGGGAGGGACGGGAGGCCATCCCCTTCAAGTTCCGCTACCGCGGGGACCTGGTGAGCATAGGCAGTCTGGACGCGGTCTGCTGTCCCTTCGGCTGGAACGTGTTCGGCCTATCCGGGTGGCTGCTGTTCAAGTATGTCTACCTGAGCAAGTTGCCCACCTTCCAGAGCCGGTTCCGAGCTCTGTCGGACTGGACACTCAACTTCCTCCAGGGGCCCAGTGTGGCCCGGCTGGACTACGATGGGCTGGAGCGCGAGACGGTGCGCCAGGCCTAA
- a CDS encoding Gfo/Idh/MocA family oxidoreductase, protein MGDKVRIGFIGSGGIAIGHAMRLHDSGLAEVVALSDPSEASLARMKEARPELADVPTFSDYREMLDKVAMDGVEIHSPHCFHARQILDALDAGLHVLCEKPMTSTVADARAVIARRDETGKILTISYQRHYEPTYQFIREMAQGGDLGRLQMVSLVLSQDWLRGTRGTWRQSLEISCGGQLNDSGSHLVDMMLWTTGLEADRVYAEINRYDCEVDIDSAIVARFVGGTLGNVTIMGASPTPFWEFFGVWGSEGAVVYDRLNGVQVLRVGQEPLTPELPPADNNPDLNFVRAILGLEEPGVPAECGLRVSEFTEAAWRSAGLGRPVLVREM, encoded by the coding sequence ATGGGCGACAAGGTGAGGATAGGGTTCATTGGCTCTGGGGGCATCGCCATAGGCCACGCTATGAGGCTGCACGACAGCGGGTTGGCGGAAGTGGTGGCGCTGTCGGACCCGAGCGAGGCAAGCCTGGCACGCATGAAAGAAGCGCGGCCCGAGTTGGCGGATGTTCCCACCTTCAGTGACTACCGGGAGATGCTGGACAAGGTGGCGATGGACGGAGTTGAGATCCACTCGCCGCACTGCTTCCACGCCCGGCAGATACTGGATGCGCTCGATGCCGGCCTGCACGTCCTTTGCGAGAAGCCCATGACCTCGACGGTGGCCGATGCCCGGGCGGTGATAGCCAGGCGGGACGAGACGGGCAAGATCCTCACCATTTCGTATCAGCGGCACTACGAGCCCACCTACCAGTTCATCCGTGAAATGGCCCAGGGAGGGGACCTGGGCCGGCTGCAGATGGTCTCCTTGGTGTTGAGCCAAGATTGGCTCCGTGGCACCCGCGGGACCTGGCGGCAGAGCCTGGAGATATCCTGTGGCGGACAGCTCAACGACTCGGGCAGCCACCTGGTTGACATGATGCTCTGGACTACCGGGCTGGAGGCCGATCGGGTCTACGCCGAGATCAACCGCTACGACTGCGAGGTGGACATTGATAGCGCCATCGTCGCTCGCTTCGTGGGGGGGACGCTGGGCAACGTGACCATCATGGGGGCCTCGCCCACTCCCTTCTGGGAGTTCTTCGGGGTGTGGGGTTCAGAGGGCGCCGTGGTCTACGACCGGCTCAACGGCGTCCAGGTGCTCAGGGTGGGGCAGGAACCACTGACGCCGGAGCTCCCTCCTGCCGATAACAACCCCGACCTGAACTTTGTCCGCGCCATCCTGGGCCTGGAGGAGCCGGGCGTTCCCGCTGAGTGCGGCTTGCGGGTCAGCGAGTTCACCGAGGCGGCCTGGCGGTCGGCGGGGCTGGGGCGGCCGGTCTTGGTGCGGGAGATGTGA
- a CDS encoding nitroreductase family protein, producing MLRDLVARSRSYRRFDESEPVSLDTLRELVDLARLAPSASNRQPLKYILSADRERNELIFPCLGWAGFLRDWGGPAQGERPTAYIVILGDTEIRNDFGCDHGIAAQTIMLGATEKGLGGCIIGSVKREALRQALSIPPQYEVLLVLALGKPAERVVIEPMGADGDIKYWRDQDSVHHVPKRSLEEIIIG from the coding sequence CTGTTGCGTGACCTAGTGGCGAGGAGCAGGAGCTACCGCCGTTTCGACGAAAGCGAGCCTGTCAGCCTGGATACCCTGAGGGAACTGGTGGACCTGGCTCGCCTGGCGCCCTCGGCGTCGAACCGCCAGCCCCTGAAGTACATCTTGTCGGCCGACCGAGAGCGCAACGAGCTCATCTTCCCCTGCCTGGGTTGGGCGGGGTTCCTGCGGGACTGGGGCGGGCCTGCCCAGGGGGAGCGGCCCACGGCCTATATCGTGATCCTGGGCGATACGGAGATCAGGAATGACTTCGGCTGCGACCACGGCATCGCGGCCCAGACCATCATGCTGGGGGCGACGGAGAAAGGGCTGGGGGGCTGCATCATCGGTTCGGTCAAGCGAGAGGCCCTGCGCCAGGCTCTGAGCATCCCGCCCCAGTACGAGGTGCTGCTGGTGCTGGCGCTGGGCAAGCCAGCGGAGAGGGTGGTCATAGAGCCCATGGGTGCGGATGGTGACATCAAGTACTGGCGCGACCAGGACTCGGTGCACCACGTGCCCAAGCGGTCGCTGGAGGAGATCATAATCGGCTGA
- a CDS encoding 6-phosphofructokinase, whose protein sequence is MPRLAILTSGGDSPGTNAAIESAVRHADRLGLQTLGVRSGFAGLAEGELETLTPAQVDGISARGGTVLGTSRDRTVGDRSGRDRILQVISREGIDGVIVLGGDGSIRHGATALEAMGVTCAAIPCTIDNDVPGTDRTLGFDTACNRAIALADAIRDTAQALPGRMFVLETLGGNTGFIALAVAEAVHADLVLLPEYPLDLDYGARRMRAAVARQGYALAVASEGAGDVPSMASYLAEAAGHRVRLTSIGHAQRGGAPSFLDRWLAERFAAAAVSHLGRDQGGSASPGSVDAATRSSVGVVAVCRGYDVELAPLAEVIGGHKQPDHGVFQALNGLAVQP, encoded by the coding sequence ATGCCACGTCTGGCCATACTCACCAGCGGAGGGGACTCGCCTGGCACCAACGCTGCCATCGAGTCGGCGGTTCGGCACGCCGATCGACTGGGGCTGCAGACTCTCGGGGTGCGTTCTGGTTTTGCCGGACTGGCTGAGGGCGAGCTGGAGACGCTCACGCCGGCACAGGTGGATGGCATCTCCGCTCGGGGAGGTACGGTGCTAGGCACTTCCCGGGACCGCACGGTTGGCGACCGGAGTGGCCGGGACCGTATCTTGCAAGTGATCTCTCGGGAAGGCATAGATGGCGTCATCGTGCTGGGAGGGGATGGCAGTATCCGGCACGGAGCGACGGCGCTGGAAGCCATGGGAGTGACCTGTGCGGCCATCCCCTGCACCATAGACAACGATGTGCCGGGCACGGATCGCACCCTGGGCTTCGACACCGCCTGCAACCGCGCCATCGCTCTCGCCGATGCGATTCGGGACACCGCCCAGGCTTTGCCCGGTCGAATGTTCGTGCTGGAGACGCTGGGGGGGAACACGGGGTTCATTGCGTTGGCCGTGGCTGAGGCGGTGCATGCCGATCTCGTCTTGCTACCCGAGTACCCTTTGGATCTGGACTACGGGGCCAGACGCATGCGGGCAGCCGTGGCGCGGCAGGGGTACGCTCTGGCGGTGGCCTCCGAAGGGGCCGGCGACGTGCCCAGCATGGCCAGCTACCTGGCTGAGGCGGCCGGCCATCGAGTGCGGCTGACTTCGATCGGGCACGCGCAGCGGGGAGGAGCACCGAGCTTCCTGGACCGGTGGCTAGCGGAGAGGTTCGCTGCTGCTGCCGTGTCTCACCTGGGCCGGGACCAGGGCGGATCGGCGTCGCCTGGTAGCGTGGACGCAGCCACGCGCAGTAGTGTGGGCGTGGTTGCCGTCTGCCGGGGGTACGACGTCGAACTGGCGCCGCTCGCTGAGGTGATCGGGGGGCACAAGCAGCCGGACCACGGCGTCTTTCAAGCTCTCAACGGGCTGGCGGTCCAGCCCTGA